The Bacteroidales bacterium genome includes the window AGGTAAGTAATGAAAATCCCATATAAACAAGGTTATCTGCTTTATCAAGAAGCTCGGGCTTAAAAGTTTTAAAGTTTAGCAAATAAAGTCCCCATGCCGAAACAACTGATGAAACGCCCAACAATGCATACGAAAACATATAAACAATAACATGTGGCACAAACCATGGACTTTGTAAAGCAGGCATAAGTACTTTGTCAAAATTCTCAGGGTTGAAAATATTGATTATTAAAAATAATATTGCAAGTCCCAGACTATAGAATAAAAACCATTTATATTTCCATCGAAAAAAAGTAATAATACCCACTATTGGCAGAAATACAGCATACCATAGTCTGGTTTCTCCAATTGTTCGTAGGGGAGGTCTTTCAATTTCGAACCATAAAATAATTACGAAACCAATAATAATTAGTGTGCCGATAATGATAAATAAATTACCAATTAATCGCCCTTTTTTTAATTTTTTATCGCATAAAATAAAAAGCGAGCCAATTATCCATAAAGCAATAGTTATAAAAGCAGTATAATTAAAGTTAAGTATATAGGCACTTTTCATTCGTTCATTTTTACTTCGCTATTCTTAATTCTATTGTTCAAATGTTCTATTATTCAGTTTAATTACAACTTATTGAGAAGTTACCAAAATCTTTTTATTGTAATCTTATTAATTAGTTTTGTTCTTAAAGTAGTAAAACTACAAACAAAATAGCATAAGTAATTATTTTATCAAAAGTTTGTAGTTTGTTGTTGTTAGAAAGGTGTCAACAACAAACAGCCATACTCTTTATTGTTATTTA containing:
- the ccsA gene encoding cytochrome c biogenesis protein CcsA, which produces MKSAYILNFNYTAFITIALWIIGSLFILCDKKLKKGRLIGNLFIIIGTLIIIGFVIILWFEIERPPLRTIGETRLWYAVFLPIVGIITFFRWKYKWFLFYSLGLAILFLIINIFNPENFDKVLMPALQSPWFVPHVIVYMFSYALLGVSSVVSAWGLYLLNFKTFKPELLDKADNLVYMGFSLLTLGLLFGALWAKEAWCHYWTWDPKETWALLTWLSYLLYIHFRYKHKQKTVTALWILALAFIVLLICWVGINYLAVSGNSVHTYS